A window of the Synechococcus sp. JA-3-3Ab genome harbors these coding sequences:
- a CDS encoding class I SAM-dependent methyltransferase, translating to MSPSQADRRLPELIGSRIRARGPVTFAQFMEWALYEPGLGYYEREHLPLGWDYRTSPHLAADFAQLLAEQIFQFWHILGSPPHFAVIEMGAGSGRLAEDWLAYVCSNWPDFWQALEYGILERSAFLRRLQQERLAGYGEKVRWLEWDEIPDGSVTGCFFSNELVDAFPVHRVQVQAGALREIYVDWAEGEGFREVLGDLSTPALEAYFARLGIPIATYPSGYQTEVNLKALEWLQLLARKLRRGYVLTLDYGHTAQRYYSPQRFQGTLLAYRQHGTYADPYVWVGSQDLTAHVDFTTLQQVGESLGLKCLGFTQQSCFLVNLGLAERLAALGQVGDEGGDLGQVLQRRHALHALLDPLGLGSFGVLLQAKGLSEAEAAQPLQGFVEPELHL from the coding sequence TTGTCGCCCTCGCAGGCCGACCGGAGGTTGCCAGAGCTGATCGGCAGCCGCATTCGCGCCCGAGGACCCGTGACCTTTGCCCAGTTCATGGAGTGGGCCCTCTACGAGCCAGGTCTGGGTTACTACGAGCGGGAGCATCTCCCCCTCGGCTGGGACTATCGCACCTCCCCTCACTTGGCGGCGGATTTTGCCCAACTGTTGGCTGAGCAGATCTTCCAGTTCTGGCACATTTTGGGATCCCCTCCCCATTTTGCGGTGATTGAGATGGGGGCGGGCAGCGGGCGCCTGGCCGAAGATTGGCTGGCCTATGTGTGCTCCAATTGGCCCGACTTCTGGCAAGCCCTGGAGTACGGGATCCTCGAGCGCTCTGCTTTTTTGCGGCGGCTACAGCAGGAGCGCTTGGCCGGCTATGGCGAGAAGGTGCGCTGGCTAGAGTGGGACGAGATCCCAGATGGTTCGGTAACCGGCTGTTTTTTTTCCAACGAGCTGGTGGACGCCTTCCCAGTCCATCGGGTGCAGGTGCAGGCGGGGGCCTTGCGAGAAATCTACGTGGATTGGGCGGAGGGGGAGGGCTTCCGAGAAGTGTTAGGGGATCTCTCTACGCCCGCGCTGGAAGCGTACTTTGCCCGCCTGGGGATCCCGATTGCCACCTATCCCTCCGGCTACCAAACGGAGGTCAACCTCAAGGCCCTAGAGTGGCTCCAGCTTCTGGCCCGCAAGCTGCGGCGGGGCTACGTGCTCACCCTTGACTACGGCCACACCGCCCAGCGCTACTACAGCCCCCAGCGCTTCCAGGGCACGCTCCTGGCCTACCGCCAACACGGCACCTACGCGGATCCCTATGTCTGGGTGGGATCCCAAGATCTCACTGCCCACGTGGACTTTACCACCTTGCAGCAGGTGGGGGAGTCTCTGGGGCTCAAGTGCCTGGGCTTCACCCAGCAGAGCTGCTTTTTGGTGAACCTGGGATTGGCGGAAAGGCTGGCCGCCCTCGGCCAAGTTGGCGACGAGGGGGGGGATCTGGGCCAGGTGTTGCAACGGCGACATGCCCTTCACGCTCTGCTGGATCCGCTGGGGTTGGGGAGCTTTGGGGTGTTGCTGCAGGCCAAGGGCTTGAGCGAGGCGGAAGCGGCCCAGCCGCTGCAGGGCTTTGTCGAGCCGGAGCTACACTTATGA
- a CDS encoding Ig-like domain-containing protein — translation MSAWPARRFYAALQRGLTQPLDRWVAGITLCNLAVGVILFLLGNHTAPYVRDFNWQQQRVGSQELQMVLTFNRPMDADSVAANLEIQPPLPGRMRKLGRRFFWTLTEPAPYGQTYRVRLQAAVDERGQPMARPFEGEFRTPDRQLLGIGTEADQRGRLLLFNLETGSTTLLTPAGLKVTQMQPSADGRFVYYFATASTIQQQDLYRLDLEDLSSRLLLDHQGYQNLRFQVSPTGELVVAERIPLQRDPLAPVQTELWIQKRSRDPFERLDLDTALGGDFFISPDESSLLISQGQGVGIVPLQPRAAAESFLAQFGQTLAIRPDGAFGALLRFNPDYTRSLFIVSNTGTSEEIWVTEGSVTKGAFSPRAPVFYGLVSEAEFVGEGALASLAYTESPRLLAVVFGSGGAAPAGKTVEVGRADYPFELDFSLSPDGRLLAYTLLEPLQEEIPDPWAPFSRTGQAIRSGQVWLVDLQDGLPIPNSRRRLPLSSSALAWIP, via the coding sequence CTGCAACTTGGCGGTTGGGGTGATCTTATTTTTGCTGGGCAACCACACGGCCCCCTATGTGCGGGACTTTAACTGGCAACAGCAGCGGGTGGGATCCCAGGAACTGCAGATGGTGCTGACCTTCAACCGCCCTATGGATGCGGACAGCGTTGCGGCCAACCTGGAGATCCAGCCGCCTCTGCCGGGCCGGATGCGCAAGCTGGGCCGCCGCTTTTTTTGGACGCTGACAGAGCCGGCCCCCTACGGCCAGACCTACCGGGTGCGCCTGCAGGCAGCCGTGGATGAGCGGGGCCAGCCCATGGCGCGGCCTTTTGAGGGCGAGTTTCGCACGCCGGATCGGCAGTTGTTGGGGATCGGCACGGAAGCAGACCAACGGGGGCGGCTGTTGCTCTTTAACCTGGAGACGGGATCCACCACTTTGCTGACGCCGGCGGGGCTGAAGGTTACCCAGATGCAGCCCAGCGCCGATGGCCGCTTCGTCTACTACTTTGCCACCGCCAGCACCATCCAGCAGCAGGATCTCTACCGCCTGGATCTGGAGGATCTGTCTTCCCGGTTGCTGCTGGACCACCAGGGCTACCAAAACCTGCGCTTCCAGGTCTCGCCGACGGGGGAGCTGGTGGTAGCGGAGCGGATCCCCCTGCAACGGGATCCCCTGGCTCCCGTCCAGACGGAACTGTGGATCCAGAAAAGGAGCCGGGATCCCTTTGAGCGGCTGGATCTGGATACGGCTTTGGGGGGAGACTTTTTCATCAGCCCTGATGAGAGCAGCCTGCTCATCTCCCAGGGGCAGGGGGTGGGGATTGTGCCCTTGCAGCCGCGGGCGGCAGCGGAGAGCTTTTTGGCCCAGTTCGGCCAAACCTTGGCCATCCGTCCCGATGGGGCTTTCGGGGCTTTGCTGCGCTTCAATCCCGACTACACCCGCAGCCTCTTTATCGTCAGCAATACCGGCACCAGCGAGGAGATTTGGGTTACCGAGGGATCCGTAACCAAAGGAGCTTTTTCGCCGAGGGCACCCGTCTTTTACGGCTTGGTCAGCGAGGCCGAGTTTGTTGGTGAGGGCGCGTTGGCATCTCTGGCCTACACCGAGTCCCCCCGCTTGCTGGCAGTGGTGTTCGGCAGCGGCGGCGCGGCCCCGGCGGGCAAGACCGTAGAGGTGGGGCGGGCCGACTATCCCTTTGAGCTGGACTTCAGCCTTTCCCCTGACGGCCGCCTGTTGGCCTACACGCTTTTGGAGCCCTTGCAAGAGGAGATCCCGGATCCCTGGGCCCCCTTTAGCCGCACTGGGCAAGCGATCCGCAGCGGGCAAGTGTGGCTGGTGGACTTGCAAGATGGGCTGCCGATCCCCAACAGCCGTCGCCGCCTGCCGCTGAGCAGCAGCGCACTGGCCTGGATCCCTTAG
- a CDS encoding SemiSWEET family sugar transporter — MNLTFWVGLSAAALTTASFFPQAWKTWHSQKADDFSWSYLLLFGAGILMWDLYGLLRQDAVILLANTVTLALVGVIILTKLRTSAR; from the coding sequence ATGAACCTCACCTTTTGGGTGGGCCTATCGGCTGCTGCTCTGACCACTGCCAGTTTCTTCCCGCAAGCCTGGAAAACTTGGCATAGCCAAAAGGCGGACGATTTTTCTTGGAGCTACCTGCTGCTGTTTGGGGCAGGGATCCTGATGTGGGATCTGTACGGCCTGTTGCGCCAAGATGCGGTCATCCTGCTTGCCAACACGGTAACCCTGGCGCTGGTGGGAGTGATTATCCTAACCAAACTGAGAACCTCGGCTCGCTAG